TCTTTACAAAAAGTTATTCCATCACAGACTAAATTTTTGTTTAATTCCATGCCAAGAAATTTGATAACTTACAAAGCCAAACAATCCATAAAAGATCACATAGCCACCATAAATCAAGATAATATTTCTCGATTTTCCTGCTGTATTTGACATTGCAATTGAAGTCACCGCCTGCATCAAAGCAAAAATCAACGGTATTAAAAAAGTCAATGTATTCTCTCGACGAACAATTCGTTTGATTTCATTTTCCTCCACGCCAATTTTTTGAAGTGTTCGTAATTGTCTGGATTGATAATCATCACGCAAAAGTATTCTCAACGTTAAAACACTGCCTAAAGCAATTAATAACGCTACACTAAATAGTGACACAATAAAGAGATAGAAGCCACCTCCTTGGACAAATTCCTTTTTTAAGCTTCCTTGACGAATAAATCCTGCTTGTGTATAGATTGAAGGCGCATATTTAACAGGTTCCTTCTTCAAAACTTCAATAGTTGAATTAGATAATGACGATTTAAAGTTGACCTTCATGTAATAAGAATTACGAAAACCATCTAGTCGATTCAATTGCTTGGCACTTAAACGATCTCCCTTTTTAAAATCCCAGCCGTAAAAAGTATCTTCAACTTCAGCTGGCATTTTCTGATAATAATCATCTGGAACAATCATCATTGGTCCAAAATGCATTGAACTTCCATAAGGAAAAGAACTACCGGTTTCAACGGTGGAGATCAACGGAGCATCTTTTACTTCGATATCATGCTCTTTAAAATGATGTGAATCAAAAATTGACCCATTATAATCAATTTTTAAAAATTGATGCGAATCAATCTTGCTATTCCATTTTCGCATTCTTCTGGGCAAACTCATGTAATCGGTGTAAGACATGAACGTCATCGGCTGACGCACAAAATCTCGATCATCCTTTTTATAATAAGAAACTAAATTTACTTTCACTGGGGTTTTGTATTCACCCTTGATCTTTGCCTTGCTGTTTCCTAATTCTTTTTTGATAACTGCAACCGTATTTTTATCAGCGGCTAATTCAAAAGGGTAAGCCCCATTGTAGTTACGATGAACCGCTTGGTAGCCAAAGTAGCAAAAGGTCAGTAGCATTAAAGCCAATGCTGAAAGTTCTGTCACGAACCACAGTGTCGAAATATTTTGAAACAGTCGTTCCTTCAAATATTTAAAAGAAAACATATTGATTCCAGAATATGAAACAGACCGTATTCCTTGTAAAACATTCAGTATCGTTGGCAAAAAGCCAAAATAGACTAAATAAGTTCCAAAAACATCAGCCAGCATTACAAAGAATATTTCCGTGAGCGGTTTTGCCGAATAACTAATTGTATGCATATCATAAAATAATGAAACCGTGCATAATTGTGCCAACAGTAACAACAGTAAACCAAAAATTCCCGCTGGAATTCTCAACCACCACCGGGTCTTTTTTGTTCGTTTAGCCTTGCTTTTTTGTAAAATTCGTATTGTTTTAATAGAATTGACAATGCTTAAAATCAATGTGGAGAAGAAAAATAGTTTTGCCAGTAGGAAAATATCATTCCAACTGATATGCATTAAAAAATTGAATCTTAAACGCATCAGAAAAAATAACATCATCCCCATAAATTTTTGAAAAATCAACGTAGCTAATAAACCTATAAACCACGCGAGCGTTTGGACAAGTGCCGTTTGAATAAAGCTTATTCCGACGATTATACTTCGCTGCATACCTAATTTTTTAAAAGTAATAAACTCATTTCGCTGCTGTTGAATAAAAAAGCCTCCAACGTAGATCATGTAGACGAACGCACAGAAGGCAAATAAACCACTCATCATTATCGTTATTTCTGAAATAAAAGAATTCCACGACCGCAATGATGCTCTTACAGAGGGATTGTCACCTAATGAAATTAAGATTCCAAAGACACCAATGGCAAAGCTGCACGCTAAAATGTAAATCAAATAACTGTCACGCATGTTATATAGACTGCGCTTAATAATCTTTCGATACATTAAAGTAATTTCCTCCTCCAATTGTTCTTTGCATATTAATTATCTGTTCAAAAAACTTATCACGATTGCCCGGATTGACGATCTCTGAAAAAACTACTCCATCCTTGATAAAAACTACTCGGCTACAATAACTAGCTGTAAATGCATCGTGGGTAGCCATCAGAATAGTCGTCTTTTCACGTTTATTCACCAGTTGCATATAATTCAACAAAATCGTAGCCGATTTAGAATCAAGGCTTCCTGTAGGTTCATCTGCAAATAATATTTCCGGATTATTGATCAAAGCCCTTGCTGCAGCTACAATCTGTCTTTGTCCGAGTGACAGTTCATCAATATTTCTCTTACTTAATTTCTCAATATTGAGTAAATTCATCATATAATTGAACCGTTCCTCAATCAGTTTTTTGTTAGAACGGTTCAAGGCTAAGGGCAAGATGACGTTCTCCTTAACATTCAATGAATCCAATAACTCGAAGCTTTGATAAATAAAGCCCATCTTATTTCGGCGATATTTAGTCTGCTCACGATCGTGCAATTGCGTTAAGTCTAATCCATCGACAATAATTTGACCGTGATCTGGTCGTTCATTGGTCGAGATCATATTCAAAAGTGTTGTCTTGCCTGCACCTGAAGGTCCCATAATACCCAAAAATTCGCCATGCTCGACTTTTATGCTTATGTCCTTGATGGCGTGAACTGCATTCTTTTTTCTACCAAAATCTTTTGATATATTCTTTACTACTATTTGCACAGTAATTTCTCCATAATTAAATAATTATTGTTATCATATTACATAGTGTCTTCATTCTAGCACGGAGGGAATTTTAATATGGCTAAAATTATGATTATTGAAGATGATCGATCCATCTCCAAATTAATCAGTGAAAATCTTGCCAAATGGCAAATCAATTCTTATATCACTGAGGATTTTAATAATATCATTGATCAATTTAATGCTTACAAACCAGATTTAGTTTTACTCGATATCAATTTACCAGTTTACGATGGTTATTACTGGAACCAAGAAATTCGTAAAATTTCTAAAATTCCCATCATTATTATTTCGTCTCGTAATTCTAATATGGACCAAATCATGGCAATGAATATGGGAGCCGACGATTTTGTAGAAAAACCTTTTTCAATTGATATTCTGGTTGCTAAAATCAATGCTCTTTTACGTCGAACCTACGATTTCACCAAGAACAGCAGTGACGTAATCGAACACAATGGACTGAAATTGAATCTTTCCAGTGGCTCTGTTGAAATTGCCGACAACAAAATTGACTTATCCAAAAACGAATATAAATTATTACAACGCCTACTAAAAGATCAAGGTAAAATCGTCACTCGTGAGCAATTATTGAATTTTATGTGGGATGATGAACGCTTTGTCGACGACAATACTCTTACGGTCAATATCAACCGTTTGCGTGGAAAAATCGAGAAGTATGGATTAAAAAGCTATATTGTCACAAAAGTTGGCCAAGGCTACATCATTCCCTAATGAGGTAAATTATGACATTTTTTAAATACTTAAAAGATCACATTTATTCAATTCTAGTCGTCTTAATTGGTGTAACCTTTATTGAGATTGTTTTGTTTCTCGATCCTAATGTTAATTTTCATCCGGGAACATTGGTTTACACTTGGATCTTGGCAATGATTTTTTTAACCGTTAATCTGGTCATCTCTTATAATCACAAAAAAAATTGGTACAAACAATTAGCAAATTATCAAGAGGATCTCTCAAAAGAACTAGTCGGTGCCAATAACAATGAACAAGATTATATTCAGAATAAAATCAATAATATTTCTTTGGAATATCGAAATGAATTGACAAAACTCTATCAGAATCAAAAGGATCAGCGTGAATACACTGAATCCTGGGTCCATGATATTAAAGTACCTTTGGCCGCTTTAAAATTGTCTCAGGACGATAATTTAGATCCAGAACTGATTGCAGAGGAATTAGACCAAATTGACTATTTAGTAGATCAGGCACTCTATTTTGCACGATTGAATAATTTTTCAAACGATTATCTAATTCAAGAACAGAATTTAAACAATATCGTTAAAGCTGCTATCCGCACTAACAAACGCCTCTTTATTAACAAACGAATTGGAATAACTTTAAATATTACTGATAAAAAAATTCTAACTGATGAAAAATGGCTCAGTTTTATTATCAATCAAATTATTTCCAATAGTTTAAAATATACGCAACAAAACGGCAAAATCTCTGTCTTCACAACTTCTGATAATAATAACGTTGAACTTCATATCAAAGACAATGGTATCGGAATCGCTGATCAAGATATTAGTCGAATCTATAATAAAGGATTTACTGGTTCGAATGGAAGAAGATCCGGCAGTAAATCTACTGGGATGGGACTCTACCTTGTCAAAAAAATGATTGATAAATTAGGACATACAATTACTGTTAAATCACGAGAAAATCAAGGTACTGAATTCATCATTACCTTTCTAGATTTACCATACTATAAATAAAAATAGGCTCTTACTTAAATATTGACATTTGAGTAAGAGCCTATTTTTAGTATGAAAACTTTTTCTATTGATTCAATAATTCATAGCTGATTCTAATTCCATTGTAAAAATTACGTATTGTTAGATTTTCATCAATATCATGATTGTGTTCATCTGAATTAGCGTAAGGGATAGTAAATACTGGCACTTTTAGAATATCTTTCCAAACATAATTTGGAACAGATCCTGGCATAACTGGCTCAATATAGGCTTTACCAGTTGCTTTTTTGATAGCCTGATAAATCCAATCTATTTGTTCAGGAGTCGTTTCTGTTTTCTCAGGTGGCAGTTTGCCCAATACATTTACAGTTAGATTTCCTGTGGCAATTTCTTTTTTGAATACCGTCAAGAGATCTTTTTCAATAACGGGAATACTTTGTGTTCCCACTAAACGACAGTCAACTTTTAAACTAGCTACATGGGGAATACTGGTTTTAACGCCGGGACCCATATAACCGGATTTAATACTAAAAATATTGAATGTTGGTTCAAACATCAGTTTCTGATAATAAGTTTCCTTATCCATTGACAATTGCTTAATTCCCGCCTGATCAATAATCTGAGTCTTATCAAACGGCAATTTTTCAATCCAAATTTTCTCTTGGTCAGTCGGAGATACCACGCCATCGTAAAAATGTGGCAACTTGACTTTACCAGTCTGTGCATCATAAATCTTAGACAAATAATTTAACAACAAAGTTACGGGATTAGCCATAATATTACCGAAACTACCAGAATGATTATCATGTGTACCTGTTTTAGTAACAAGCTCAAATGAAAAGACTCCACGATTTCCTAATCGTATGACATTAGTCCCATCAGGATTAGCAGAGCCATCAACGACAATGACCTTATCAATGCTTTGTAATTTATTCTGAGCCAATTTTTGAACCGTAGGAGCTAAATTAGGACTCCCCTGTTCCTCCTCACCTTCAATAAATAAAGTTACGTTAAACGGCAAAGAATCGTGCGTCTCCAGATAGGTATACATCCCAAATATTTGTGCTAATAATTGCCCTTTATTGTCACCTACTCCACGACCAAAAAAACGCTTTGAACGTTTCGAAAGGACAAACGGATCTTCCTTCCACAAACTTATATCACCTGCTGACATGACATCATAGTGACCATAGAATAGAACATGCTCTTTACTTTGACCTGACAAATTAGCAATAATTATGGGATGCCCAGCAGTTTGTATAATTTCCACTTGTGCATGCAATAAATCTTTTAACAATTTCACTAGAAAATCTATTGCCGTCTGAATTCCTTCATTGGTGACACTCAAACTTTTAATGGAAATGAATTTTTTCAATATCTCCTCAAACTGTACTTGATGTTTTTTAATGAACTCGTCTCTTTGGTTCAAATTATCGCTTCCTATTTTTCGATTACAATGATAATAACATTAATAAAAAAGACGTAAAATACCCCGCAATCGTTATTAACATCTAACGACTACGAGGTATCTGATTATCTTAACTCGTTTCATATTCTATTGATAATACTGATCCATAGCTTGTTTAACTTCACTTAAAGTAATATCTTTAGGATCGTCATTTTTTGATTCCGCCATGGCCTGTTCATAAAGCTTCGAATCCATTTCATCTTCAATCTTCTCGACCACTGCAGTCAGAAGAAGCGATGAGACACTCATATTTTTAGATTTGGCATAATTTTTAATCAGTTTTTCATCACAATCATCCAAATGGAAAGAAATATTTGCCATTTTTCAACATCACCTGCTTTATATCAATCGTAATATCTCAATGAATGAATCTATCTCGACGCTCATCATTCACAATTCAATATTATATAAAAAATATTCTTTAATTTGAATATTTTTGTGAAAGATATTTAAGACATGATGTCTACATTTTCAATGTTAAGGCGTTGATTGCCACAACAACAGTAGAAAGCGACATAATGACAGCTCCAACAGCAGGACTTAATACGAAACCAATCCCCGCTAAAATCCCGGCTGCTAGTGGAATGGCAATGATGTTATAACCAGCACCCCACCAGAGGTTTTCAACTGTCTTACGATAAGTTTTACGTGACAATTTCAAGAATTTGATGATATCGCTAGGGTCACTGTTGTACAAAATAACATCAGCAGAGTCAATAGCTACATCAGTTCCTGCACCAATAGCAACACCAATTGTAGCTGCAGCTAAACTTGGAGCATCATTGATACCATCACCAACCATCATGACGTGATGGCCATCATTTTCTAACTTCTGAATAACTTTATTCTTATCTTCTGGTAATAGCTCGGCACGGAATTCATCAATTCCCATTTGCTTAGCCATAGTGGCTGCAGCATTCTTATTATCACCGGTTAACATAATCGGTGTAATATTTTGAGCTTTCAATTCTTTGATAAATTCAATTGTATTTTTCTTGATTCGATCACCTAAGGCAACAAATCCTAATACGTGATTATCATTTACCAAGTAACTAATTGTATTTCCTTTATCCAAATAAGTTTGAACCTTTTGATCATCTATCGAGATATTTTCTTTCTTCAAATACTTCATATTGACTAGATAATACTTTTGACCGTCAAGTTGTCCACTCATACCATAACCTTTAATAGCTTGGACATCGTCAAAATTAGTTGCTTTAACTTTCTTATCTTTAGCATATTGAACGATACTTTGAGCAATTGGATGACTTGAGCCATTTTCCAAACCAGTAACTAATGACAACAGTTTTTCATTATCAATTGATTCATCTAATCTATTCAAGCCATTGACCGTAAACTTACCCTCAGTTAAAGTTCCAGTCTTATCCATAGCGATGTAATCAATCTTACGACTGTTTTCCATTGCTTGATTGTCACGGATGATCAAACCATTAGTAGCTGCAATTGAAGTACTACGTGACATAACTAAGGGAATTGCTAAACCTAGTGCATGTGGACAAGCGATGACTAAGACCGCAACCAAACGATTCAAGGCTGTATTCATATCACCTACGACCAGCCAGTAAACAAAGGCAATAATTCCGACTGACAAAGCGGCATAGAATAACCAACTTGAAACTTTATCGGCCAATTTTTGTGTCTTAGAACGATTATTCTGTGCATCAGAAACTAATTTACTAATTTGTGACAAGTAACCTTCGTTAGCGGCTTTTTCAACTTTTACTCTGATAGTTCCCTCACCATTGATCGAACCACCAACTACTTTACTTCCTTGCTCTTTCTTAACGGCTTTGGATTCACCTGTTATCAATGATTCATTGACATAAGTTGATCCGCTAACTATCTGACCATCAAGGGGAACTGATTCACCAGCTCTAATTTCAATTAAGTCGTTGTCTTTAACCATCGAAATATCATGATCCATAGTTTCATCACCGTGAACCATATGAACTTTATCAGGTACTAATGAGGCAATTTTTTGTAAAGCATTACCCGCACTCATAGTGGATTTCATTTCAATCCAGTGTCCTAATAACATGATTACGATCAACGATGCTAATTCCCAAAAGAAATCCATAATATGACTCGATGATTGAACAAAATTGTTCATCACGAAAGCATATAAACTATAAATATATGCAACACTGATACCCATAGTAATCAAGGTCATCATAGCTGGTTGCTTAGACTTTAATTCGCCTTTGGCTCCACTAATAAAAGGTTTTCCACCATAAAAATATAGAATTGTTGCTAAAACCAAAACGATCCAATCTGATCCTGGAAATTGCACTTGAAATGGTAGATTTAAGCCCATGAATGGAGAAAGGATAAACACTGGTATTGCTAAAACAAGCGAAATCCAAAACTTTTGCTTCAAGTCCCCCATATCCATCATGTGACCACCATGCATCATCATATGATCGTCGGACATATCCATTTTTGAATGGTCCATATTCTTCATATCCATTTTTTCATCCATGTCTTTCATTTCAAATCTGCCTCCAAACAATTACAGTCTACTTTTTTGGGTGCTGTCTCTGCTTTCTCTTGTAAAGCTTGAATTATTCCTGAAATATCACTTTGAGAAATTTCTGAACTATTAACTAAATCTTTAATTGCCTCACCCTTTTTCATACAACAAAGATTATCAAACAAATTATTTACACTCTGGTGAATTGCCATATCTTCCTCTATCAATGGCCGATATATATACGGACGTCTTGATTCATCAGCTCGCAAGAAATTTTTCTTTTGCAAGCGGATAATCAAAGTTTTAATCGTGGCAGGTTTCCAATCCGTTTTTCGTTCCAGAATATCAATCACTTGTTTACTTGTTACCTGACCAAGTGTCCAAATAATCCTCATTACTTGCCATTCGGACTTACTCATTGTTTCTATTTCTGTCATAAACTTTGGCTCCTTTTAGTTTACATTCGTAGTCTTCCTTATCAACAGTACAAAGTTTACATCTGTAAACATACGATGTAAAGCTTTTTGACTTTTAATTTTAACCATTCACATCATCCATACTTTCTATTTAGCATTATATCCAAAATGTAATCGTTAGCATACTTTTTTGCATATTACGCAAAAAAGAGTTCTAAGTAATGACAATTCATCACTTAGAACTCTTAATTTTAAATAATTATCTAATTGGACAAGCTCCACCAGCACAATCTGACTGATCGACCAATTCAATATCTTTTTTATCATGATTATCATTTTGTTCAGCGAATACTTGAGCAACGTTTTCGTTTACTTCTGATTCACGTTCTTGATAAACTTTCTTGGCGATTGGTTCTTTAGGTGCCTGTTTGAAACCTGAACCAGTGTATGGCAATAGAGATGTTGATTTTGTCACATTTCTATACTGATACATCAATCCGGCAATTTGATCGGCTTCCTTAGGTTGGAAAGTAATGGTACAACTAACCGCATTATCAGACCAATAAGTTTGTAAGAAAGCTTGTGTAGCGAATTGTTCAGCGATAGAGACAGAACCTGCTGAGGCAAAATTAGGATCATCAGCATTAGCTGCTCTAACTGGAAATTCCACACACATTGTATGTTTTGTATAGACATCAGGTTCGATTTTATATCCACAAGCCTTAAGGGCAGGCAATAATGGGTCACTATCTTGGAATCTGATCCTTTGAATTAAGTAACCTGAATAATGGAAATGCATACCTTCGGATACACCAGCAAGTTTTGCTACAGTACCAGATGGCTTAACAGTCGTATGTTTTACTGAAGCCTTGCATCCTAATTCCTTTGAGTACTCCTTGTCAGCTATTACAACTGAATGATATAGGTCGTCAAATTTATCAGCGACTCTTTGGTCATAAATTGGCTTTTGAATAGTATCCCCTGTTTCAGGATCTGTGACAGATTCAAAACCAGTTACAACACGATTACCAAAAGTCGTCAAAATCCAATCTTGGATACCGGACATTGACACACCGATACGACGATTCTTTTGAATAACCTTACGAGAAATTTCCCAATCGTAATTACTAAAAGTAACACGTTTAGTATATCTAGCAGCAAGTTTGAAAGCATCCTCTAGTGACCAGCCTTGTTCTTGAGCAATCAAAGGAAATACTTCAAACAAGTTACATGGCTCACCATTGCTTAAAGAGATCTCACCACAAGGGTTAGTTCCTTCAACCCCATCATCAATTCCTGGTTGGTAGCCATCAATGGCACGTCCATAGTTACGAGACAATTCCAAATTAACGATTCCTGGTTCACCATTATGAGCAATCGAATCTGCAATTGGTGCATATTTATTGAATTTAGAATCAACCGCAACACTATTATTAGAAGCCCAACGGTGATGGTAAAGTTTCTTTTGATCTTGCTTCATTGTGATAAAGTCCTCATCAGTAGCACCACCTAAAGCCAATTCTGCTGAACGACGGA
This sequence is a window from Companilactobacillus alimentarius DSM 20249. Protein-coding genes within it:
- a CDS encoding ABC transporter permease, giving the protein MYRKIIKRSLYNMRDSYLIYILACSFAIGVFGILISLGDNPSVRASLRSWNSFISEITIMMSGLFAFCAFVYMIYVGGFFIQQQRNEFITFKKLGMQRSIIVGISFIQTALVQTLAWFIGLLATLIFQKFMGMMLFFLMRLRFNFLMHISWNDIFLLAKLFFFSTLILSIVNSIKTIRILQKSKAKRTKKTRWWLRIPAGIFGLLLLLLAQLCTVSLFYDMHTISYSAKPLTEIFFVMLADVFGTYLVYFGFLPTILNVLQGIRSVSYSGINMFSFKYLKERLFQNISTLWFVTELSALALMLLTFCYFGYQAVHRNYNGAYPFELAADKNTVAVIKKELGNSKAKIKGEYKTPVKVNLVSYYKKDDRDFVRQPMTFMSYTDYMSLPRRMRKWNSKIDSHQFLKIDYNGSIFDSHHFKEHDIEVKDAPLISTVETGSSFPYGSSMHFGPMMIVPDDYYQKMPAEVEDTFYGWDFKKGDRLSAKQLNRLDGFRNSYYMKVNFKSSLSNSTIEVLKKEPVKYAPSIYTQAGFIRQGSLKKEFVQGGGFYLFIVSLFSVALLIALGSVLTLRILLRDDYQSRQLRTLQKIGVEENEIKRIVRRENTLTFLIPLIFALMQAVTSIAMSNTAGKSRNIILIYGGYVIFYGLFGFVSYQISWHGIKQKFSL
- a CDS encoding ABC transporter ATP-binding protein — its product is MQIVVKNISKDFGRKKNAVHAIKDISIKVEHGEFLGIMGPSGAGKTTLLNMISTNERPDHGQIIVDGLDLTQLHDREQTKYRRNKMGFIYQSFELLDSLNVKENVILPLALNRSNKKLIEERFNYMMNLLNIEKLSKRNIDELSLGQRQIVAAARALINNPEILFADEPTGSLDSKSATILLNYMQLVNKREKTTILMATHDAFTASYCSRVVFIKDGVVFSEIVNPGNRDKFFEQIINMQRTIGGGNYFNVSKDY
- a CDS encoding response regulator transcription factor, yielding MAKIMIIEDDRSISKLISENLAKWQINSYITEDFNNIIDQFNAYKPDLVLLDINLPVYDGYYWNQEIRKISKIPIIIISSRNSNMDQIMAMNMGADDFVEKPFSIDILVAKINALLRRTYDFTKNSSDVIEHNGLKLNLSSGSVEIADNKIDLSKNEYKLLQRLLKDQGKIVTREQLLNFMWDDERFVDDNTLTVNINRLRGKIEKYGLKSYIVTKVGQGYIIP
- a CDS encoding sensor histidine kinase encodes the protein MTFFKYLKDHIYSILVVLIGVTFIEIVLFLDPNVNFHPGTLVYTWILAMIFLTVNLVISYNHKKNWYKQLANYQEDLSKELVGANNNEQDYIQNKINNISLEYRNELTKLYQNQKDQREYTESWVHDIKVPLAALKLSQDDNLDPELIAEELDQIDYLVDQALYFARLNNFSNDYLIQEQNLNNIVKAAIRTNKRLFINKRIGITLNITDKKILTDEKWLSFIINQIISNSLKYTQQNGKISVFTTSDNNNVELHIKDNGIGIADQDISRIYNKGFTGSNGRRSGSKSTGMGLYLVKKMIDKLGHTITVKSRENQGTEFIITFLDLPYYK
- a CDS encoding M20/M25/M40 family metallo-hydrolase codes for the protein MKKFISIKSLSVTNEGIQTAIDFLVKLLKDLLHAQVEIIQTAGHPIIIANLSGQSKEHVLFYGHYDVMSAGDISLWKEDPFVLSKRSKRFFGRGVGDNKGQLLAQIFGMYTYLETHDSLPFNVTLFIEGEEEQGSPNLAPTVQKLAQNKLQSIDKVIVVDGSANPDGTNVIRLGNRGVFSFELVTKTGTHDNHSGSFGNIMANPVTLLLNYLSKIYDAQTGKVKLPHFYDGVVSPTDQEKIWIEKLPFDKTQIIDQAGIKQLSMDKETYYQKLMFEPTFNIFSIKSGYMGPGVKTSIPHVASLKVDCRLVGTQSIPVIEKDLLTVFKKEIATGNLTVNVLGKLPPEKTETTPEQIDWIYQAIKKATGKAYIEPVMPGSVPNYVWKDILKVPVFTIPYANSDEHNHDIDENLTIRNFYNGIRISYELLNQ
- the relB gene encoding type II toxin-antitoxin system RelB family antitoxin — protein: MANISFHLDDCDEKLIKNYAKSKNMSVSSLLLTAVVEKIEDEMDSKLYEQAMAESKNDDPKDITLSEVKQAMDQYYQ
- a CDS encoding heavy metal translocating P-type ATPase, whose protein sequence is MKDMDEKMDMKNMDHSKMDMSDDHMMMHGGHMMDMGDLKQKFWISLVLAIPVFILSPFMGLNLPFQVQFPGSDWIVLVLATILYFYGGKPFISGAKGELKSKQPAMMTLITMGISVAYIYSLYAFVMNNFVQSSSHIMDFFWELASLIVIMLLGHWIEMKSTMSAGNALQKIASLVPDKVHMVHGDETMDHDISMVKDNDLIEIRAGESVPLDGQIVSGSTYVNESLITGESKAVKKEQGSKVVGGSINGEGTIRVKVEKAANEGYLSQISKLVSDAQNNRSKTQKLADKVSSWLFYAALSVGIIAFVYWLVVGDMNTALNRLVAVLVIACPHALGLAIPLVMSRSTSIAATNGLIIRDNQAMENSRKIDYIAMDKTGTLTEGKFTVNGLNRLDESIDNEKLLSLVTGLENGSSHPIAQSIVQYAKDKKVKATNFDDVQAIKGYGMSGQLDGQKYYLVNMKYLKKENISIDDQKVQTYLDKGNTISYLVNDNHVLGFVALGDRIKKNTIEFIKELKAQNITPIMLTGDNKNAAATMAKQMGIDEFRAELLPEDKNKVIQKLENDGHHVMMVGDGINDAPSLAAATIGVAIGAGTDVAIDSADVILYNSDPSDIIKFLKLSRKTYRKTVENLWWGAGYNIIAIPLAAGILAGIGFVLSPAVGAVIMSLSTVVVAINALTLKM
- a CDS encoding CopY/TcrY family copper transport repressor, whose product is MTEIETMSKSEWQVMRIIWTLGQVTSKQVIDILERKTDWKPATIKTLIIRLQKKNFLRADESRRPYIYRPLIEEDMAIHQSVNNLFDNLCCMKKGEAIKDLVNSSEISQSDISGIIQALQEKAETAPKKVDCNCLEADLK
- the nrdJ gene encoding ribonucleoside-triphosphate reductase, adenosylcobalamin-dependent produces the protein MKTINKIILSNDFVDEVKKTIKPHWGELGWVTYKRTYARWIPELGRTENWSETVKRVIEGNINLDPRLKSDDLTDEQYAGLVDEAQNLYKLVYGLAATPSGRNLWISGTEYQHRNGDALNNCWFVAVRPQKYGDSHIVPSYLKQDQLAVSMPFSFMFDQLMKGGGVGFSVVPSNMKLMPIVDNKVNLTVLIGKESASYEDSIAAGAIDRDEWKKSHSLENTRNYILPDTREGWVIANANMIDTHFNDTNDGLKDVVLDITKIRAKGEKIKGFGGTASGPVPLIEMFFDINEVLNNAVGKKLTSVDCTDMGNLIGKTVVAGNVRRSAELALGGATDEDFITMKQDQKKLYHHRWASNNSVAVDSKFNKYAPIADSIAHNGEPGIVNLELSRNYGRAIDGYQPGIDDGVEGTNPCGEISLSNGEPCNLFEVFPLIAQEQGWSLEDAFKLAARYTKRVTFSNYDWEISRKVIQKNRRIGVSMSGIQDWILTTFGNRVVTGFESVTDPETGDTIQKPIYDQRVADKFDDLYHSVVIADKEYSKELGCKASVKHTTVKPSGTVAKLAGVSEGMHFHYSGYLIQRIRFQDSDPLLPALKACGYKIEPDVYTKHTMCVEFPVRAANADDPNFASAGSVSIAEQFATQAFLQTYWSDNAVSCTITFQPKEADQIAGLMYQYRNVTKSTSLLPYTGSGFKQAPKEPIAKKVYQERESEVNENVAQVFAEQNDNHDKKDIELVDQSDCAGGACPIR